Proteins co-encoded in one Terriglobia bacterium genomic window:
- a CDS encoding ATP-binding protein has product MGGEGGMGGRRTFGRSVEALPAVFAFIEGFFAAEAIDRRHLLPVELAVEEIFTNVIRHGRGRGDGVGLDLERKSDRLLVSVTEFDADPFDVTKFPEARIDLPLQDRLPGGLGVHLANKMVDRVEYEYAGRTSRTTLIKNLG; this is encoded by the coding sequence GTGGGCGGAGAAGGGGGGATGGGCGGGCGGAGGACCTTCGGTCGCAGCGTGGAGGCCCTTCCGGCGGTCTTTGCCTTCATCGAGGGGTTCTTCGCCGCGGAGGCGATCGATCGTCGCCATCTTCTTCCGGTGGAGCTCGCCGTGGAGGAGATTTTCACGAACGTGATCCGGCACGGGAGAGGCAGGGGCGACGGGGTCGGGCTCGATCTCGAGCGGAAGAGCGACCGGCTGCTCGTGAGCGTGACGGAATTCGATGCCGATCCGTTCGACGTCACGAAATTCCCCGAGGCCCGGATCGACCTGCCGCTCCAGGATCGCCTCCCCGGCGGACTCGGCGTTCACCTCGCGAACAAGATGGTCGACCGGGTCGAGTACGAGTACGCCGGCCGGACAAG
- a CDS encoding sulfatase-like hydrolase/transferase yields the protein MPHDFLPGIVLAAMLLASSCEGDRTAPPPRDGRRTSREPPNILLLAVDTLRADHVGAYGARADLTPHVDALARRGVRLERYTTVVPTTLASFTSLLTGRHPHSHGVFRNGVRWPEGLEGIQSVFLKGGYETAAFIASYCLSSAFGLSRGFEHFDEHLTVAFDGDPNNPLVRPASEVASAFVTWLERRPRDHRPFFAWVHFFDPHAPYQPPPPYDAMFDPDYRGVVNGSMADIERGRRALARSGGGEDPDTRHLEALYSGEIRYVDDEIGKLLSALDRSGLASRTLVVFTADHGETLHEHEDYFDHGPSVFDTEIRIPLIVAGPGIEGPGRTDLRPACNIDLAPTLLEYAGLPAVKEHEGRSFLDGLRRAGPHRTATERALFAEATKPYLVERNQRWPNRLKARCILRGSWKTIHVPWRDDRWELYDLSSDPAEQRNLWGGSALPRETVDGMASALEWWARAEPGGRPAEGPVDEEILKRLKALGYVD from the coding sequence TTGCCTCACGATTTCCTCCCGGGAATCGTGCTCGCCGCGATGCTCCTGGCATCGTCCTGCGAAGGCGACCGCACCGCGCCGCCGCCGCGGGACGGCAGGCGGACGTCTCGCGAGCCGCCCAACATCCTGCTGCTCGCGGTGGACACGCTGCGGGCCGACCACGTGGGAGCGTACGGCGCTCGCGCCGATCTCACCCCGCACGTCGACGCCCTCGCCCGGCGCGGCGTCCGCCTCGAGCGGTACACGACCGTCGTGCCGACGACCCTCGCCTCCTTCACCTCCCTGCTGACCGGTCGGCACCCACACAGCCACGGCGTCTTCCGCAACGGCGTACGGTGGCCGGAGGGGCTCGAGGGAATCCAGTCGGTGTTCCTGAAGGGGGGATACGAGACCGCCGCGTTCATCGCGAGCTACTGCCTTTCGTCGGCATTCGGGTTGTCCCGCGGCTTCGAGCACTTCGACGAGCATCTCACGGTCGCCTTCGACGGGGACCCGAACAACCCGCTCGTCCGGCCCGCCTCGGAGGTCGCGTCGGCCTTCGTCACCTGGCTCGAGCGGCGACCGCGCGACCACCGGCCGTTCTTCGCCTGGGTGCATTTCTTCGACCCCCACGCGCCGTACCAGCCTCCCCCGCCCTACGACGCGATGTTCGACCCGGACTACCGCGGGGTCGTGAACGGGTCGATGGCCGACATCGAGCGGGGGCGCCGCGCGCTCGCCCGGTCGGGCGGCGGGGAGGACCCGGACACGCGCCACCTCGAGGCGCTCTACTCCGGCGAGATCCGCTATGTTGACGACGAGATCGGGAAGCTGCTCTCCGCGCTGGACCGATCGGGCCTGGCGAGCCGCACGCTGGTGGTCTTCACCGCCGATCACGGCGAGACCCTCCACGAGCACGAGGACTACTTCGACCACGGCCCCAGCGTCTTCGACACCGAGATCAGGATCCCGCTGATCGTCGCGGGTCCCGGGATCGAGGGCCCGGGCCGGACCGACCTCCGGCCGGCCTGCAACATCGACCTGGCGCCGACGCTCCTCGAGTACGCGGGGCTACCGGCCGTCAAGGAGCACGAGGGCCGTTCTTTCCTCGACGGTTTGCGGCGAGCCGGGCCGCACCGGACCGCGACCGAGCGCGCCCTCTTCGCGGAGGCCACGAAGCCCTATCTCGTCGAGCGGAACCAGCGCTGGCCGAACCGGCTGAAGGCCCGCTGCATCCTCCGCGGCTCGTGGAAGACGATCCACGTCCCGTGGCGCGACGATCGCTGGGAGCTTTACGACCTCTCCTCCGACCCGGCCGAGCAGCGAAACCTCTGGGGCGGCTCCGCGCTCCCGCGGGAGACCGTCGACGGGATGGCGTCGGCTCTGGAGTGGTGGGCGAGGGCCGAGCCCGGCGGACGGCCGGCAGAGGGCCCGGTGGACGAGGAAATCCTCAAGCGGCTCAAGGCACTGGGCTATGTCGACTAG